The window GAAAAAGGAGATGTAGTTGCAGTTTCAGTTGCTATAGAGCAACAGAGTCCTGATGGTGGCTGGGGTACTGGTATTACACGTGGGACTGTTCTACAAGGACTTCAGACAGGCAAGGATCATGACTATCCTGCATATTTAACTTAATGTTGTTTAGTACATTTTATCATCAACTTCCTTCATTCTACTAATCTGCATGATTGGGGTGAAATTTTGTTAGGATGCGTTTACATCTAAATTAGTTTTGTTTCAATGTAATAAGCACCATAAGAATCTTTTGTAGcaaattgttatttttattataggATGGATCAAGTATATTGTTGTATGTGTGCACTTGAGAGAAGAAACGTTTGCTAAGAGGGAAGTTTAACGGTTAAGGAAATGGTTTCCTCATAAAAGGCTAAAAAATATGCAAATTAAAGAATATTTTTGTTGCGCCAGATTCTTCTTCATACCACTGGACTTCAATTATAGAAATGTCCCTTAGAAGAAATTAGAGCACCATGTAGAAGCCAAAAATATGTGCCTTGCTCTAGAGTTACTGCGGTTTCACATATTATTATCTTTTCCATGTTTGGTTGAAAtgcaaattaaaaataacaaattaaagaattaaaataatGGTATGATTTTGTTGCTGCTATCAGTATTTTTTTATATCTCAAAGGACATAGTTTATTTGATAGGTGGATGCGGGTTTGTGCTGTACTCTTTTCCATATTTGGTAAGTAGAAGATACAATGCCTTGTGTCATATTACCTTCAAAGAACTAAACTCAAATCTCCTCGttgacatatatatacaagagtcatatttatttatatgtgCCCAGTGTAATACTTGTGCAAACTTCTTGGAGATTGGAATGGTTGACACATGTTTTTATTGTTGTAGATCCTCACTATTTTGAAAGGAAGGGCCTGTATATTGGTCAAGGAAAAACAACAATGTCAAGGGCTGGTATATTTCGTGTTCCAGAGGGAATCGCTGTGGATATGAATAATCGAGTGTTTGATCTACCTTCCTTTCGTGGTATAGATAATTGGGCATAaagcaattttattttatttttctttctttgttgTTCCTTTTCCTAAATACTTGTTGCACATAGGATGCATTTTTTTAGTAACAGAAGATTTTCTACATGAACTCTGGTTTTTCTCAACTTGAATCTACAGGTTTATGATTTGGTTATAAAATTTCTTTTAGCTGCATTAGTTTTTGTATAAGATGAAATTGCTAGTGAAACTACAAACCTGATACCTGAATTAAGATTATCATGGAAAAATTGATAGTATTTGAAGTATTCAATATTTATCATGAGGAACTCTTACTATTTTGGTTTGCCTTTATTTTTTCCCTTGCCTATTTTAGTTTTCCCTTTTTGGATAACAGATGTGCTAGAGGGGCAAATATTTCTTCAGAACTTTCCAAGCATTGTTGCTGCTCATGCTCTAGGTATTTATCATTTGGTTTTGTCATTTAAATGTAATTTACTTATGACCCATGTCAGTTTTCATGGTAGTAGTTTCCCTGTAGCTTATTAAGCATATGGGTGTGAAACAAAAGAAGGAAAAATCTCAGAAAGGAACTAATCTTTGAACACTTGGTTACTATCGATGATAACTAAAATGACAAAAGAAAAGTTGCTTCTCGTTACATAATTTGTgtttcaaaaacaaataaacttTCTGATTCATTTGGTGAGATTAATATCATTGGATGGAAGGAGTAACTTATGTGGAAATTAATTTGTCTTCTTTCTACTTAAATATAAGCAATTTTGATTTTCCAGAGTTTCATGCTCTCTTCTGAGTTTATTTCAGATAAGTATCAACTCAGTATCTAATAGAAGTTATCTTGGAAAGTAAAATGATAAACATGTCAGTTTGATGTTTGTGTTTTGGTCGAATTTTGTTTTTGGGTAATTATTTTAACACGCAGATGCTGAAGAAATTGTATTTTTTCCTACTTCGTTATTTTATTCCTTCCGACTGTCTAGTTTGCATAGCTAGTTAACGATTTGCTCGGTAATTGTCAAAAATGTCATCTAGACTTTTTGATTTGTCTTAATAATCTCCAACTGTAAttccatttttcttttttatatttgaGGGCGGGGAATGTGTGGAAGTGACAAGGATACGAGTATCAAACAGGGAGGGTCCCCATAATGAAAATAAGGTGCATGATAAGgcattattttataatttttatttatgtgAAATCACAAGCTAAAAAAACTGTTCTCATGACTTCAAGTCGGTATATTCATatgattttcaagttttctagaAATGGATGCGAAAGTGTCATTTAGTTTTCTATATGCAAAATTTGCCTGTCTAATTCCTAGTAAACTTAGCAACTTCCACGTTTTCTTGTTCATGTTTTGAAAGAGTTGAAATATTGGGCTTTTACTTTGTCCGAGCGGTAGGAAAACATGGAGTGGGGGAAATTACAGTAGAAAGGTGATATGTTCCTTACCAAAAAAAGAGTTTGAATTATTTTCCTTCCTGAAAGATTTATGTGAAATCACGAGCTAAAAAAACTGTTCTCATGACATCAAGTCGGTATATTCATATGAGTTTCAAGTTCTCTAGAAATGGATGCCAAAGTGTCATTTAGTTTTCTATATGCAAAATTTGCTTGTCTAATTCCTAATAAACTTAGCAACTTCCACGTTTTCTTGTTCATGTTTTGAAAGAGTCGAAATATTGGGCTTTTACTTTGTTCGAGCGGTAGGAAAACATGGAGTGGGGGAAATTACAGTAGAAAGGTGATATGTTCCTTACCAAAGAAAGAGTTTGAATTATTTTCATTAGTGAAAGATTTAGCTTGTGCATGGTAGTGGACCATTTTGTGGATGATGTTTTCATTTGTTACATCTCAGATCCTCATAAAGGTGAACGAATATTAGACATGTGTGCGGCACCAGGAGGGAAGACAACTGCAATTGCAATCCTTATGAAAGATGAAGGAGAGATTGTTGCAGTTGACAGATCTCATAACAAGGTACAACTGCTAAGTAACTACAATAATTGGATGCTATGCACATTCATTTCTTCACTGTTAGATCAAAATCTTACTTCATACATTCTTATACTTGTCAAGATTCAATTGTCTATAGATCAAATTAAGTAATCAGCAAGCTTTGTAGTATTTGCAAAAGTAATGTTGAACTTTTGAGGCTCTTAGTTAGCTCGGTTCTGTTCATGTTGAATTGTGACGGGACAATTTTTGTAGGACGTGCTCTTGGTGATGAAATGTATTTGCGCTTGATGCTTTGATGTGATATCCAGTTTTAAGTGggaattgaattgataatgATCATAGACCACAAAGATGCCTAGTTTTTCTTAAGGCAAGTACATCTTGTATTTTTCTGTGAGTTTTATTGCTTGCAAGAAGGTAAAATTGGGTGCTCGGGGGGAGGATATTTCTCTTATGAGCTCCTATCCTAAGTTTTTAGGCAACTTAAAATGCATTTCTTAGTTTTCCTTATCTCTCCGTTGAGTCTGGCTTAACATCGGTTTACCTCCatgacaaaaatatatataagaaaatattgcATACATTTGGATTTTGTGGCCTAGATTTCCAGTTAAACATTTTGCAGTGActtgcatattttttttttttttttttttttatcataactAATTTACAGATCAGAATTCATCATTCCATCTAATCTACACATCTACTCCCCTCTAGTGGCGGTGTCAGACCATATTCTTCAAAGGGGCCAAATAGTCGTTTGTACCAATATATTTGCATCATGTTaaaaccccaaaataattaggaaagatattaataatataaaatatagaatGAAAGGAAACCTGTATCTAGAAATTGGAGAGTGAGTGTTGAGTGAAAGAGCAAAGATTCTTAATGGGAATATAAAAACACAAAGTTACCTAAGCTACTCCAAAGGAAAAAAGAAGTTCACATTTCACAGTGCCAAGGCACCTTTAGACCTCCATGTATTGCTTCCAACCTATGCGTGACAAATCTCATTTCCTTCCCTCTCTCTTCATGAGCTTCTGTATGTCTTGCAGTAAGTTGTAATTTCTTTAGCATAGGTAAAAGCTTTTGTAATAGAAGACATAGCTGGTCTCATCTCCCCAAAACTTGAGTCAATATCATTTGTATAGTTCTTTTGatgcattttatttttttattttaccatGTCCTATTGAATTTTACATAATTTGATTGTGAATAACCTCTGAATTGAGGTTTCAATTCTTGCCCACATGTAGGTGATGAATCTTCAGAAATTGGTTGCTGAAATGAGCTTGTCTTGCATAACAACCTACAAGCTAGATGCACTTAAAGCTGTTTGTCAAAGAAATGAATCCAATGATATTGCCACTGTTCAGGATTACCAGTCACTGAATTTCCCTGAAGAGATAACATCTAATACTGTTCTAGAATCGCATCCTGATAAGACATGCAATGAAATTGGTAGGTGAACTTTTGAGGTTGTGTGTTTTAATGTGAAAATCTTGACATCTTTATTTTGAATATTGATTAACAGGTTAAGCATAATTCATATATCTTTCACCTTTCATGGATTTGAACTCAGCATATCATTTGATTGCCAGACGAAACAAAtaatttgctttttcttttccctGGCGATCTCCTTTTCAAATGAACTTCCAATGCAAGACCTTTGCTTAATTTCTTGATAACATTATCATTCATGTTCGATATGAACTTCTTGAAAGTCTTTTTCTGTCGTTACAGATTTAcgtaatttcttattttatagTTAGCAATGAAAAAGAGAAGGAAAGAACTTATGTTAGCAAAGCTGACATCAGGAAGCAGAAGCGAAGAATGAAGAATGGGCCAGGAAGAAATCACTCTTTGGGTGGTAGGGTTGAGAATTCAAAGGGATTTTGTCCTGACAGCTTTGATCGTGTCCTCCTTGATGCTCCCTGTTCAGCTCTTGGTTTGAGACCTAGACTTTTTGCTGGAGAGGTAAGAGGAATCTGAAATGAAGTAATTTCTTTCTGTGATGTAATTTATTATCATGGGATTGTTCATTCTTATAATTTCATAAGATTACTAGTTCTTTGTATTTGAAACCCATTCAGGATAGAAGCATCTTCAAGTTAGTTCTGCTAGCAATCTTTTTGTTTTCAGGATTAGGAATGAGTAGAGGAATGGATGATATCAAAGCTTTCTCTGTGATTCAATTTCAGTTCTAGTCATGACATGATCTCTTATCACGTGCAAGAAACTTCTAATATATTAACATTTATATTTCATAAAAATTCCTAGCTGTCAATGGTTAGGGCCATTGCATTTTACTAAGCAATGTTAAATTGGCATGGAAATTGGTTTCATAGTATTTGCATTAACCTGAATTTGAGTTGCTAATTCTGGATTATATTCTGTATCCAAGTGACCTAGCAATGTTATAGGCGATGCATGAATTTCACTGAAATGAATTTAAAATGGACCTCCAGTTCTCTCCAATGTGTTTTCCCCCTTCTCTCTTTCTCCTGGCTTACAAACTCTTTTTTTCTAACCTGGAGTTCTGTGCCTGTTTCTGCATAACCATTATTGCAGTACACTATTGTTTTCCATGTGGAAACTTAATTTGGTTTACTATATTTTTCTCAGGAAACTGTAGAATCTTTGAGAAACCATGCAAAGTATCAGAGGAGAATGTTTGACCAGGCTGTTAAACTGGTTCGCGCTGGTGGAGTTATAGTATATTCAACGTTAGTATTCACGGAGTATCTGATTCATTTTTTTGCTTTTGCCTATGTTTGCGATTGAAAGTTACGAGTAGCAAGTTTTATCTGCATGATAATGAGGCAAATGCTTCATGTTGCAAGTTATTTTTTGTGGTATAACAGAAAATAGAGTTGTAGAGTGTAAAAAGTATAGTAGATGGCCTAACAAATATCATATAActttaattagtttttttttaaagtattttGATCATATGTTCTTAGTTACTTCTCAATTATTTTATATCGACAAGCATAAACGTAAATTGCCTTCATATTCTTAttgtttatttctttctttctatgCACTCGTTTCAGATGCACAATAAACCCGGGTGAGAATGAAGGAGTAGTTCGATATGCTTTGGATACATACAAATTCCTTTCCTTAGCACCGCAGGTTGTTCTTTGCAAGTTCAGtcttatttttgcttttttttgaTCATTGCTTAAATTTGGAGTAgctataaaattgaaaaaataaattacatcCGTAATTATATGGTGCATCGCTCATTAATCATCACTAGTCAATAACGACTATCATTTCTCGGCGGATGAGGAATTTAATTTTGAACCCAGAGCCTCTCATCTTTTTTGAGGTGGTACCAATTGGACTAGAGCCAATTGGTATCTTTAAGAATTTTAGTTttcaaataagaaaacttatgtGATTGCTGAAATGATCTCCACTTATGTCTAAAAAGTCATACTCAACATAATTCATTGTTTATaacttttgtttatttattgtttCTCATGTTAACTCAAGTAAAATTTGTCTAGGCTCCTCAAAATCTCATGTTATGACGCCAAGGTCCTCTTTTTATAATGGTCATGTAAAAGTTTGTGACTCTTGAAATATTACTTGCAAGTGTCATTGTCAGTTCATATTCATCTCCAATAAATTGGCAATATTGTGTGAGGTTGGTGTGCATCCTAAGACTTGGTCTCCATATAGTGGGAGTAAAGTCGGAAAATGTTCTTCATTCCCAGTCCAATAGGAATAAAACATGGGTTATAACTTATAACACTTTAGCTTCTCTAGTTCCATTAAGCTATTTTACTTGGTGTAGTCTCAATACATAGTTGATCGTACCTTAGCGTAGATGTGGGGCTTTGTTCCATagttctatttatttatttatttatttttttaatgaaattattataatttaataaataatgattttacagtcaagaataaaaaaacagaaaacgACGTTCAAACAAGTGATTCTATATGTAGGAAGAATTATACAAACTTCAGTAACTATAATAATTTACATGAAAACGCTCCTCATAATAATTTACTATTGCTGTTGGGAAGAATTCTAACATTTTATAGTCGCATTCATTTACTGTTACTCCATTGTAAGGACAAccatatttcaattttttacgTCCATCCCAACCATACCAAAAATTTTCGGCATTGTAAAAACAAGCATTTTCTTCGTGTGCAAATGCTTCTTGCCAGAAATTTGGAACATACCAGAAAATTAAATCTTCTCCAATATTCTCGATATATGAAAAATATCCACCTCCAATCAAATAGTAAGGACCCATTGAAAGCGAAAAATTCTTCACAAATACGTTCCTTTTTTCTTGCATGAACTTTCTTAAAAATGGAAAATCCTTCTCCAAGTTGTTGTTTCTCCAAAAGAATCCTCCGAATTCAGGACATACCTGCCAGAATCCTGATTCGATGGCGAACCTTGAGATCGAACAATATTGAGATTCAACTAAAGCATATGCTTCTGAGAGAATATCCAAAAATAGAACTGTGTTTCCTAGGCATTGCCTGAAAAGAACCTCCGTGGATATGACTAAGTACCTCCCTTTCACAAACCCTATTCTCTCTTTATATAATTTCTTGAGAAATTCATGGAATGAAGTCTTGTAGTCTTCGAGGATTCCTTCCGGCAACTCCATTAACATGTCGATGACGGGACCAGCCACCATTTTGTCTTTTTTCGTATCGGATTCCCTCATTAGTTTCCATGATTTCTCGTCGAAGGATCTAATTTCTGCCGTTAAATCCTCGAAAGAATTGAATTTTCTTTGTAGTTCATTGAAATGTTGGTGCAAGTGATCATATGATCCTAGCATATATTCTCTAGGATATTCGATTCTTGCACAGTGACAGGGACAATTTGCAAGGAGGTGAAGGAAGTTTTTTGCTTCGTTTACTGTTAGTTCTTGTGACGGATAACCGTGGAAATTATAGCAAGTAAAAGAGTAGAGACCGTTGGGAATCTCCACAAATTTAGGAGCCCTGAAGAAAACATGGTTGTCGAGATTCTTTTCCAAGAATGTTGGAGGAAATGATATTTCACGTTCTTGATCATTTTCCCTTGTATCATGAAGCAGAAACATCTCCATTCTTacttttgctttaatttctgtACCTGGAGAGTCAAGAGATTCAAGCTTGGATTGAGGATCGAAGAGAGCTCAAAGCAATAAGATGAAACAGAGAAAATCAGAAACTGCTCTATCAGAAACTTAAGTGAGAAAACAGAGAACGTTAATAGAAAACCTAGATTGGGAAAGAATTAGGACTACGTAAAATAccatatagaaaataataaatctCTGTATTATTGCCTTAATGAATCGTGTTACATATGCACATATTTATAGTAAAATCTATATGCAGTTATTCTAGGAATACAGAGTCCTAAGCCTTAATGGAGGTGAGAGgtaaaggaggtaatggaaagggaagtgaagtgatggaaaggaagttaaaaattaaccttgtttgggagtttatgggatgtaaatgaggttaaatgtttaacctcGTTTGAGAGTTTAAATCTGGATGGGAAGGAAGGTTAAATTTACACTGCAGAgacaataaattttaaaaaactttacgttactcccattaacctccaatttgaaggttagagtttggaggttagaggaagtaaacatttaaccctataaacctccatttactctcaaaaaataactcccaaacaaggttaacttaatacttaaccttccattactcccGTTTACTCCCATTAACCACTAGGAAAGCAATCCTAGACATATTTGGTTTAGGGTAAACGTATATCCTCATTAAATATCAGCATAAAAAAAAACCTATCTATTGGGGATCGATTGTGTTTGTTATGGTGGATCATGTCTTAAGAGCACTTTGAGAACTCTACCCTCACCAAGTTGAAAGGGCATGCGATTAAGGTCCAGTTTTGCTCCTAAAGTAATTGGGTGCTCTCAATTGACCTTTTAATGTTTTTGAGGGTACAAGttaccttcttttttttttttttttgccctaACTCAATTTTACACATGGACGGATTTCAGTTGTTACTTTCATCTTTATTTGCTCGGAAGGGGCACAATTAAGATGAGGCAAAAATGATGAAAGACGGGTAACATTGCATCCTAAAAAAATTTAGGGTTTGAATTGCCTGTGGCCGAATAGGTTTAACCCAAAGAACATATTTGTGCATTGTGCATGAACACAAACGTGAATATTGATGATTGATTGCATTTGCAATTGAATGTTCTGTTGTGATTTCAGCATCCAAAAGTTGGAGGACCTGGCCTTCTTGGTGGTTGTGAATTTCCTGATGGATACAAGGAGTAAGTACTGCAATCCTTTCATTCGATAGAAGCATggttttttttagggtaaataatttattagtccctgtctttttacctaacacactgtttagtccccctatttgtgaaaaacatattataaggtccctatcttttatcaatattaaccatttggtctTTCTGTcttgtttttttagttttttaaccgaacatatcttaactTTCTGGACAGCTATAATAGatacaaaataattatattactctgttattttctgtctggttaaaaagctaaaaaaaaatagacagaaggACCAAtgagttaatattgataaaagatagggatcttataatgtgtttttcaaaatagggggactaaacagtgtattagATAAAAAGgagaggactaataaattatttacccttttttttagcACATTTAACATTTCCATCTTATAAATTTTCTGTATGTATTTTGCATGAAGCTTTTTTTCCAGCTCTGATCTTGCAATGtcttttataattattatttttgtttctcATCTCATGTTCTTCTATATTTAGAACTTATTAAAATAAGTAATATTTTTCTGCACTGAAGGCATTGAACGTTTTGGTCAACAAGGATGGCCTAACCTGGTTAAGATTTGAATTTGGAATTGGCAGTTCCAGTtcaagctgagaaaagaaaattTCAAATTGAGACAGCAGTTATTTAATCCTTTTGCCTAAAAATGGCTCTgaggtttttgtttttgtataatGTAAGAATTGTTTTTCTTACTAAAAACTAAATAATGGCTATTTTTCAAGGTATTTTGgggaaataaaaaattacacttTCTAATTTTTGTAGTCCTCTCAAACTCTCAAGCTAAACATCTTCCTAAAACCCATCCTCACTGTGTGTGAAATTAAGAGTTTATTTCCCCACTATTGAACGTTTATCTCTAGTTTTAGCAAGAGAGTTGATTTCACGAGTTCGTCAAAataaggaaaagaaaatatatatcaaaTGGCCATTTGACCATTGCACGCAGCAAGAAAATGACCATTGCATACTTTTCAATGTTGCTCTAGCTTCTTCAGAACCTAGGAACTGCTGATTTGGTTTTTGGTTTGATTTTCGGTTTGATTTTCTGTTCTGGATTGGACCTTGGTTGGCTTAGCTCTAGCAAACTGTCATGTGACGTCTTCTGATAGGATTTCTTAGGACTGTTTCAGAAAAATGGAGCACAAGTTCCTCGCAAATTGTGGTGATGGTCTTTATAATGATTGCTATTCAACACTATTCAAGTTATCTCAAGGATGTTCAAGTTTCGTCATCAACATGATTGCAGACCTTAATACTTAATGCTTGTTCATAGAGCATCTAAAAGGATAATTGATTTGAATCTTCTCAATTATGTTATAAAATAAAACGTACTGCAAATCGATAGACACTTCTCTCATTGTTGAAAGAAGCAGCCTACTGCCCAGTAATTAATTATGTGTGTGTTTTCTTGTTGTTTTTGTGTGGTTTGATTGCTGTTTGTTGTGATGGCAGTTAGCAGCAGTTTCTTTTGTCTTGAGCCGGGAGGCAATTATTATATATTCTGGTTTTTTTCTCCACAGGGAATGGTTAAGACCCGGCGAGGAACAACTGGTTCAAAGGTTTGATCCTTCATCTTCCCTCGACACAATCGGATTTTTCATTGCCAAGTTCATTGTTGGCCCCAAAGATGCTTGAACTTTCAGAAATATTTGCAACTACATTCAAA of the Euphorbia lathyris chromosome 7, ddEupLath1.1, whole genome shotgun sequence genome contains:
- the LOC136235520 gene encoding rRNA (cytosine-C(5))-methyltransferase NOP2C; this encodes MKRARDLLKTLGSCSSFLSFHKPALAAAAAASSASASRSPPQMDPSDRYCFNPILRWNSQVEDYFIKAYGPDHFSLISHALTRPPSYSCVRVNTLQTSPDAVVEKLTEIMRETGIEFEDSPISKCQIPGLDYVLFVKGSGPHTSIDYGFSPGAPPKEVIVSRKCAESVLRGAQVFVPGVLACSAHVEKGDVVAVSVAIEQQSPDGGWGTGITRGTVLQGLQTDPHYFERKGLYIGQGKTTMSRAGIFRVPEGIAVDMNNRVFDLPSFRDVLEGQIFLQNFPSIVAAHALDPHKGERILDMCAAPGGKTTAIAILMKDEGEIVAVDRSHNKVMNLQKLVAEMSLSCITTYKLDALKAVCQRNESNDIATVQDYQSLNFPEEITSNTVLESHPDKTCNEIVSNEKEKERTYVSKADIRKQKRRMKNGPGRNHSLGGRVENSKGFCPDSFDRVLLDAPCSALGLRPRLFAGEETVESLRNHAKYQRRMFDQAVKLVRAGGVIVYSTCTINPGENEGVVRYALDTYKFLSLAPQHPKVGGPGLLGGCEFPDGYKEEWLRPGEEQLVQRFDPSSSLDTIGFFIAKFIVGPKDA